In one Alosa alosa isolate M-15738 ecotype Scorff River chromosome 14, AALO_Geno_1.1, whole genome shotgun sequence genomic region, the following are encoded:
- the pdgfrb gene encoding platelet-derived growth factor receptor beta, with translation MAVRLGDVATVPCLVTDPHINVTLVHAITERAVDGAYRPTDGFTGVMEEDDYRCRGEHDGKTTDSEPFHVYSIIVPMGMSVYVNASHTVLKTGESVSVNCTQHGAELVHFHWDYPNEEEAVMAQTEQLSRTVVRSYLSLAHATPADSGEYVCHVRETVFEQTASASIFINVLERGFVRTLSPLKKRMLSRLQTTEELRVEFEAYPHPDVKWTKDGHYLPPNKDNVISLRQDSESRFVSTLTLVRIRSEQRGLYRAHISNVDDYREVAFDLEVQEPPRITELTDVSLTGQRHAVTCVAEGVPPPNISWYSCDVTHRCDNSNSSVLRPLSSSSEGVSVETSVAFNTSRHTHQTRSQLIFQQPQLLTVRCHAHNTLALSTQNIKLVSKTLFSQVAVLAAVLALVVIIIISIIILIAVWRKKPRYEIRWKVIESVSLDGHEYIYVDPIQLPYDLTWEMPRDSLVLGRTLGSGAFGRVVEATAYGLSHAQSTTKVAVKMLKSTARRSETQALMSELKIMSHLGPHLNIVNLLGACTKQGPLYLVTEYCRYGDLVDYLHRNKHTFLQYYADKSRLETDLYCNGTIERTGKGYVSFGSECDGGYMDMSRDEPSEYVSMHDHSLTHTIKYADIQPSDYQSPYQQDIYQEQGQGVDESLVISDSPLLSVTDLIGFSYQVAKGMEFLASKNCVHRDLAARNVLVCEGKLVKICDFGLARDIMHDSNYISKGSTFLPLKWMAPESIFHNLYTSLSDVWSFGILLWEIFTLGGTPYPDLPMNELFYSALKRGYRMSKPSHATDDIYDVMRKCWEEKFEKRPEFSFLVHTMGNMLTDAYKKRYCQVNDSFLRSDHPAVVRTKPRLLAPFPTTSPLTPPFLPPCNEYIIPLPDPKPDLTCQDPSIPTESTSSSVSEDSMSLEPVIDVSEEQKLIPDRNSEPREVAGTPDVEESFL, from the exons ATGGCGGTCCGCCTTGGCGACGTTGCCACGGTGCCCTGTCTGGTGACCGACCCCCACATCAACGTGACGTTGGTCCACGCCATCACGGAGCGCGCAGTGGACGGAGCCTACAGGCCGACGGACGGCTTCACGGGCGTCATGGAGGAGGACGACTACCGTTGCCGCGGCGAGCATGATGGGAAGACCACAGACTCCGAACCTTTCCACGTCTACAGCATCATCG tTCCAATGGGGATGAGTGTGTACGTTAATGCATCACACACAGTCCTGAAGACaggggagagtgtgagtgttaACTGCACTCAGCATGGGGCCGAACTCGTCCACTTCCACTGGGACTACCCAAACGAGGAG gaggcTGTGATGGCGCAGACGGAGCAGTTGTCGCGTACGGTGGTGCGCTCCTACTTGAGCCTGGCCCACGCCACACCGGCCGACTCCGGCGAGTACGTGTGTCACGTCAGAGAGACCGTTTTCGAACAGACGGCGTCCGCCAGCATCTTCATCAATGTCCTGG aaagGGGTTTCGTGAGGACCTTGTCTCCCCTGAAGAAGAGGATGTTGTCACGGTTACAGACTACAGAGGAACTGAGGGTTGAGTTTGAAGCGTACCCCCACCCTGACGTGAAGTGGACCAAGGATGGACACTATCTCCCTCCGAATAAGGACAACGTCATCAGCTTACGCCAGGACAGTGAATCCAG gtttgtaaGCACCCTGACTCTGGTGAGGATTCGGTCAGAACAGAGAGGTCTGTACAGAGCTCACATCAGCAATGTAGACGACTACAGAGAAGTCGCCTTCGACCTGGAGGTCCAGG aGCCTCCTCGCATCACAGAGTTGACCGACGTGTCCCTCACGGGGCAGAGGCATGCTGTCACGTGTGTCGCTGAGGGAGTCCCGCCCCCCAATATCAGCTGGTACAGCTGTGATGTCACACACAG gtgtgacaacagcaacagcagtgtGTTGAGGCCACTCTCGTCCAGCTCGGAGGGCGTGAGCGTGGAGACAAGTGTGGCGTTCAACACGTCGCGTCACACACACCAGACGCGCAGTCAGCTGATCTTCCAGCAGCCACAGCTCCTCACCGTCCGCTGCCACGCCCACAACACACTCGCCCTGAGCACGCAGAACATCAAACTCGTCTCTAAGA ccctGTTTTCCCAGGTGGCAGTGCTAGCAGCAGTTCTTGCACTggttgtcatcatcatcatctccatcATCATACTCATTGCTGTCTGGAGGAAG aagcCTCGTTATGAGATCCGTTGGAAGGTGATTGAGTCTGTGAGTCTGGATGGTCATGAGTACATCTATGTGGACCCCATCCAGCTGCCCTATGACCTGACCTGGGAGATGCCCAGAGACAGCCTTGTACTgg GTCGGACTTTGGGCTCAGGAGCGTTTGGCCGTGTTGTCGAGGCAACAGCTTATGGTCTTAGCCACGCTCAGTCTACCACCAAAGTGGCCGTGAAGATGTTGAAAT CCACTGCGAGGCGGAGCGAAACTCAGGCTCTGATGTCAGAACTGAAGATCATGAGTCACCTAGGACCTCATCTCAACATAGTCAACCTGCTGGGAGCATGCACCAAAcagg GACCCCTGTACCTAGTGACAGAATACTGTCGCTATGGTGACCTGGTGGACTACCTTCACCGTAACAAGCACACGTTCCTTCAGTACTACGCCGACAAGAGCCGCCTGGAGACTGACCTCTACTGCAACGGAACCATAGAACGCACCGGAAAAGG gtatgtgtcgTTCGGCAGTGAGTGTGATGGCGGGTACATGGACATGAGTCGTGATGAGCCAAGTGAATACGTGTCCATGCACGaccactcgctcacacacaccatcaagtACGCCGACATCCAGCCCTCAGACTACCAATCACCATACCAACAGGACATCTACCAGgagcaag GCCAAGGTGTGGACGAGTCCCTGGTCATTAGCGACTCTCCGCTCCTGAGCGTCACAGACCTGATCGGCTTCAGCTACCAGGTGGCAAAGGGCATGGAATTCCTGGCCTCCAAAAAC TGTGTCCACCGTGATCTGGCTGCTCGGAATGTTCTGGTGTGTGAAGGTAAACTAGTGAAGATCTGCGACTTTGGACTTGCCCGTGACATCATGCATGACTCAAACTACATATCTAAAGGCAgc acgtTCCTCCCACTGAAGTGGATGGCCCCAGAGAGCATCTTCCATAACCTGTACACGTCTCTGAGTGACGTTTGGTCTTTTGGCATCCTGCTCTGGGAGATCTTCACTCTGG ggGGGACTCCATATCCAGATCTGCCCATGAACGAGCTCTTCTACAGCGCACTGAAGAGAGGCTATCGCATGTCCAAACCTTCACACGCCACTGATGAcat ctaTGATGTGATGAGAAAGTGTTGGGAAGAGAAGTTTGAAAAGCGTCCTGAGTTCTCCTTCCTGGTGCACACCATGGGCAACATGCTGACCGACGCCTACAAGAAG CGATACTGTCAGGTGAATGATAGTTTCCTGCGGAGTGACCACCCTGCTGTGGTCCGCACTAAGCCACGCCTACTGGCCCCGTTCCCCACCACatcccccctcaccccccccttCCTGCCCCCCTGCAACGAGTACATCATCCCCCTCCCTGACCCCAAGCCTGACCTCACCTGCCAGGACCCCTCCATCCCCACCGAGAGCACatccag ctctgtCTCTGAGGACTCGATGTCTCTGGAACCAGTGATCGACGTTTCTGAGGAGCAGAAGTTGATTCCTGATCGGAACAGTGAACCGAGAGAAGTCGCCGGGACTCCAGACGTGGAAGAGAGCTTCCTATAG